Proteins from a single region of bacterium:
- a CDS encoding phosphate ABC transporter substrate-binding protein, whose translation MTKKIIIFAAVALVAVMAGMSLAGKAITLKGSDTMLMLGQRWAEIYMQKNPGTVIQVTGGGSGVGIAALINGATNICQASRSMKDSEKQKLRDRYFSLGYEVPVAKDGVTLYLNEKNQISELTLDQIKDIYTGYTTNWSQLGGPDAKIIVYGRENSSGTYVFFREVALKNADYTSSMQSLPGTAAVVNAVAKDVYGIGYGGAAYAKGVKEVAIKTAKGSFKPTTETVKSGQYPLARNLYWYLQGKPSGEMKKLVDWVLSPEGQEIVKKVGYFTIK comes from the coding sequence ATGACCAAAAAAATCATCATATTTGCGGCGGTGGCTCTGGTCGCTGTCATGGCCGGGATGTCCCTGGCCGGCAAGGCCATAACCCTGAAAGGATCAGACACCATGCTGATGCTGGGCCAGCGCTGGGCTGAAATTTACATGCAGAAAAATCCCGGAACGGTGATCCAGGTCACCGGCGGCGGGTCGGGGGTGGGCATCGCCGCCCTGATCAACGGCGCCACCAACATTTGCCAGGCCTCCCGCAGCATGAAGGATTCGGAAAAACAGAAACTGCGGGACCGCTATTTCAGCCTGGGATATGAGGTGCCGGTGGCCAAGGACGGTGTGACCCTGTATCTTAACGAAAAGAACCAGATCAGCGAGCTGACCCTGGACCAGATCAAGGATATCTACACCGGATACACCACCAACTGGTCCCAGCTGGGCGGGCCGGACGCCAAGATCATTGTCTACGGCCGCGAGAACAGCTCGGGCACCTACGTATTCTTCCGGGAAGTGGCCCTGAAGAATGCCGATTACACCTCCAGCATGCAGTCCCTGCCCGGCACCGCGGCGGTGGTCAATGCCGTGGCCAAGGATGTCTACGGGATCGGATACGGCGGAGCCGCCTATGCCAAGGGCGTCAAGGAAGTGGCCATCAAGACCGCCAAGGGCAGCTTTAAGCCCACCACCGAAACCGTCAAGAGCGGGCAGTATCCACTGGCCCGGAACCTTTACTGGTACCTGCAGGGCAAGCCTTCCGGTGAGATGAAAAAATTGGTGGACTGGGTCCTTTCTCCCGAAGGACAGGAGATAGTGAAAAAAGTCGGTTATTTTACCATAAAATAG